CATGCTGGCCTGGAAGTAGGCGTCGAGCGTCCCCACGTCGCGCCAGTAGGCGGCCGTCTTGCGGTTCTCGTCGCGGAAGGGGTAGGCGTACACCCGCATGCCGTCGGCGACCATTTTGGGGATGATGTCGCGGCCGAAGTCGTGCCGGCTGGCCTCCTTGCGGGCGGCGTCCTGGAAGAGCAACTCGTACATCACGTCCGTGTTGAAGACGTAGATGCCCATGCTGGCCAGCGCCGTGTCGGGCTGGCCCGGGATGCAGGGAGGGTTCTTGGGCTTCTCAACGAAGCTGGTGATGCGGCCCTCCGCGTCGACTCCCATCACGCCGAACTCCCGAGCGGCCGCCAGCGTGGAGGGCTGACAGGCGACGGTCAGGTCGGCGCGCTGATCGCGGTGGAATTCGATCATCCGCGCGTAGTTCATCTTGTAGATGTGGTCGCCGGCCAAAATGATCGTGTCGCGAGGAGCGGCCTTCTCAATTGTGTAGACGTTCTGATAGATGGCGTCGGCCGTGCCCTGATACCAGGTCTCGGCGATCCTTTGCTGCGGCGGGATGACCTCGACGTACTCGTCAAGTTCGCGACAGAGGAAGTTCCAGCCCTGGTCGAGATGGCGGTTGAGGCTCGTCGCCTTGTATTGCGGGAGGACCAGGATCCGGCGGATGTCGGAGTTGATGCAGTTGGACAGCGTGAAATCGATGATTCGGTAGATGCCGCCGAAGGGGACCGCCGGTTTGGCTCGATCCCGCGTGAGAGGGTCTAGCCGCGACCCACGCCCGCCCGCCAGCACGATCGCCAGGACGTCCCGCTGCACCGCCGCCTCCGATCGATCGAATCGCCCCGCCCATGGAGGCCGCCGAACGGCGTCGCCCACGTTTGCATCCTACCTGCTCCGGAGAGCCGACCCAACTATCCTCCTCCCCATCCTTTTCCTTCGTCAGGGGGCTGCGAAGCCCGATGAGGATTCGTTAGACTGTCATCCTCGGCGCAGCACGCCGTCTCGCCGAGATCCCGCCGGAAAAACCTCGAATCTTCGCAAACCGTTCGTATCCTGTGATCATGGGCCTCCCGGGCGTCGCCGCCGGCCCACCCGCCTTCGACGTCCTCGGTGAATGGAGAGGTAGACGCCTGATGAATTCAATCGCATCTCGACACGTCCGCGCGGCCGCAGCCGTGCTGGCGGGGCTTTCGGCCTGGGGAGTTCCCGTCGCGTCGCAGGCGCAGGACCGGCTGAAGGAACTGCAGACCGAATACTCGACGAAGGCCGGCGAGAAGGTCGACCGCGTTTACCACTTCGGGTCGCAGGGTCCTGGCGACGTTTACTCGAACCACGGCAGCCACTCCAACCGCCAGATCCCCGTCTACACTTGGGGGACCAAGATCGACCTCGGGTTGATCATGGGCTCAAACAGCAGCTATCGCGATCCCGAGAAGCTCAAGAAGATCTACGGCTTCCTCCCCGAGAACACGGTCAACCCTGAGGCTGAGTACGCCGACCAGAGCGACATCCGCATCGTCCTGGAAGACGCCGCCAAGAGGGGCGCCAAGCACATCTTCATCGTCTGGTTCGACGGCATGGACTGGGTCGCCACCCAGGCCGCGGCGATCGCCAAATCTCAGAAGGTCTACACCCAGGGGAAGGGCTCGGGCCTGATCTTCCAGGACTACGCCGGCAAGGGCTCCAACCCCCAGTATGGCTGGGTGGTCACCAGCCCGACCTACGACCACACTGAGAACGACGTGGACGTCCAGTCGGTCGAGATCCCCAAGACGAGCATGAAGGGGGGTTACGACGTCACCATCGCCGGCCCCAACCCCTGGACGCTCGGCCCCAACGGACCGCAGGCGCCGGGCTACTTCAAGGGCCAGTCGGCGAACGACAAGGACAAGGCGGGCGTGAAGTCGGTCGGCCGGATCATGCACGCCTACACCGACTCCTCGCAGAGCGCCGCGGAGATCGTCAGCGGGGTGAAGTCGTACAACAACAGCATCAACGTGTCGGACAAGGGCAAGCCTGTCCCAACCCTCTTCCACGACCTGCAGGCTCAGGGCTGGAAGACGGGCGTCGTCACGAGCGTGCCGTTCCCGCACGCCTCGCCGGCCGGCATGTACGCCCAGAACGTCTATCGCGACGACTACCAGGATCTCGCCCGGTGCATGTTCGGGATTCCGAACATCATGCAGGACGCTCTTCACGCTCCCCTCTATCCCGGGCTCGACGTCATCATCGGCACCGGGTACGGGATCATGATGGAGAAGGCGCACTTCAAGAAGCAGGGGAAGAACGCGGTCGACGGCCACCTGTTCATCGCCGAGCCCGACCGTGCGGCGATCAACGTCAAGAACGGCGGCAAGTACACGGTCGTTGAGACCAAGCTGGGGACCAACGGCGGCGAGGCCCTGCAACGGGCCGCCGACGAGGCCGCGAAGAACGGCACCCGACTCTTCGGCTTCTTCGGCGACAAGGGGGTAGACCACCTCCCGTTCCGCACGGCCGACGGCAACTACGATCCCTCGCCGAATCCCGCCAAGCTCGGCAAGGAGCCCGTCGCCGAGGTCTACTCCAAGGAGACGCTCGATTCCCAGCCGACGCTCGCCCAGGAGGCTGACGCCGCGTTGACGGTCCTGACCGCCAAGCCCGACCAAAAGTTCATCCTCTTCACCGAGGCTGGCGACGTCGACTTCGGCCTGCACTCGAATAATCTCGACAACGCCATCGGCGCCGTCCACAGCGGCGAGGATGCCATCAAGCGGATCATCCACTGGGTCGAGACCAAGAGCAACTGGGACGAATCCGTCCTGGTGGTCTCTTCCGACCACGGCCACTATCTGGTGATCGACAAGCCCGAAGGGCTTCTCAACCAGGCCAAGTGACCTCGACCGGTCTTGACGCAGATAAGCGAACGGCCGCCGATCATCTCGGCGGCCGTTCGCATGCGCGTTGGAAGTCCTCGGTTATTCGCCGGCCTTCTTCTTCATTGTGAACATGAGTTGCTTGTCCTTGGTCTTGAACTCGCGCGGGGCGTCGGCGTCGGGAAGGGCGTAGATGAGGCGGACCTTGTCGCCGTCCTTCTCGATCAGACCCATCGCGAGCTTGTTCTCCGTGTCGGCGAGCTTGCTGACCATCCGGATCTTCGCGGCGGTCGCGCCGGAGTCCTCGGCGGTGGTAGCGATCTCAGACGGTTCCAGCGTATAGGCCGCTCCGTAGACCTCCTTGCTGTCCTTGTCCATGACGACCACGCGGTCCTGAGTGAACCGTACGGTCGAGCCCTTGATCCGATCGGCCGGCTCAGGCACACCGAACTTTTCGCCCGAGACGATCTCGTAAGCCCCGACCAGCTCCGCCGGCTTCAGACCGGCCGGCTTGTCCTTATCGACGTTGATGCTCTGCGCCTGGGCCGCGAGCGGAAGGGCGAACAAAGCCAGGGCGCGCAGGCCGCCCCGGAAGATATTTCGGCGCATGGGAAAGCTCCTGGCTGATGGTGCGAATCCTCGGGACCTGTGGCATGGGTCCACACGTCTTGAAAGGATTCGCAACTCCCGCGCCGTCAGCCTGAAGCCAATCGCAGTCCAACGATCCCCAGGACGATCAGGGCGATCGACCCGACCCGCAGCGCCGAGGCCGGCTCGCCGAAGGCCGCGATGCCGACGATGGCCGTCCCCACGGCTCCCACGCCCGTCCACACGGCGTAGGCCGTCCCCATCGGCAGGCGGTTCAGCGACCACCCCAGCCCCAGCATGCTCGCGGTCATCGTGGCCAGGAACGCGAGCGACGGCCACAACTGCGTGAAGCTCTTCGACGTCTTCAGAAAGTACGCCCAGGCGACCTCGAACAAACCCGCCACGATCAGGACCAGCCAGGACATCGCAAAGCACCTTGGAGAGAAAGGAAAAGCCGAAGGGGCGAGGTCCCGTGCGCCGTGGGACCTCGCCCCTACTTGTTCGATTCAGAGGAGCCGCAGGGGCTCCCAACTTCGTTGTTGGAGCCCTGGAGTTCAAGTCCGATTGCGTCGCGACCAGGCAAGAACGCCAGCCAGTCCCAGACCAGCTAACGCCAGGCTCGAAGGCTCCGGGACGGCCTGGGGTTCGGAGTAGATGAAGTCGTCCATTACGACGACGTCGTCGTTCGGGTTGCCGAGCACGCCGTTGGAGACGATCGTGTTGGCGCCCGAAGTAATCCGCACCCGGCTGATCTGCTCACCAGCGTTCGCGATCGCGCCCAGGAACGTGAGGCCCTGGTTCCCAGCCACCAACGCATTTCGTGAAAAGATGAGCGAGTTGTTCTGGTCGAAGAACTCGATCTTGGTCTGACCGGCGACCTCGACGTCGACGAAGACCACGCCGAAGGCGCTGACGGTCGCCGGCGTGGTCGTCCCCGGAATGAAAAAGCTGACGTCGGTGATGTTGCTGTTCACCGCGGTGAAAAGCTTCTGGGCGCTGAACGCCTGGAAGTCGTTCGGGAATCCGAACAACGGCGGCGTGGCCCCACCGGCATTGGCACTGACCAGGAATCCGGTCCCGGGCGTGCTGAAGACGACGCCCCGGGGCGAAGTCGTATTGAAGAAATTGGCGGAGAAGGGATTTGGATCGCTCTGCAGGTCGGGCACCCCGTCCCAGTTGATCTCACGCCGAAGCCCGCCGAACGAGCCGTTGGCCCCGGCGACCGTGCCGCCGCCGATCGCCGTCCGGAAGGCGTCACGCGTCGGCGTGATCGACGCAGCGGTCGACCCGGCGGCCTCGAACACCGTGAACCCGGCGTGACATGGAGCCGTCGTTCCAAGAACGATCGCCGTAGCCGTCAACAGCCTCCGAACCCACCGATGCGAGAAAGAACGAAACATGTCGAATCGCTCCCTGGGCTGTGTTTCCAACATCGAAACACCCGGCACCGAAATGTTCAGGCCGGATTCGACCACCCATCATGGCGATTCACACCGCAGCACGCCAGGCATACGTAAATTCTGAATAGGTTTTCAGACATCAACTGTATTGCGGACGCCAGTGGAGTAAGTCAGACCGCCGCGCGGGAAAATTCGGACGCTCGGAGCGTCGCGGCGGGACTTCGGCAGGGCGCGATGCACGGCCCGCCAGAGGGCGTCCTGATCGGCGAAGATCCGGACGGGTCCCAGTCGGCCGCCGATCCGCTCGTACAGCGGCGGGGCGTAGACCATGACCGTGCGGTCGACGACTAGTTCGCGGGCCCAGCGGAGCATGAACGCGGCCGAGGACTCGCGGGCCATGAGCACCCGTTCGATCGCCGGGACCAGACGACGGATCGCCCAGCCGCCGGGGGCTCCCGAACCGGCGATCAGCCGCATCGCGGTCCTCGGCATCGAGCGATCGATCTCCGCCGGGTCGGTCCAGAAGAGGCCGACCGTCACCCCGCCGGGGACGCTCGCGGCGCGGTGGTGCAAGAGCGCCTTGAAGCTCTGCATCGGGTCGCCCGGCCAGGGGTTGTTGCCCACGACGACCACGTCGGCCGGCGGTGCATGGGGGGCCTGGAACCGTTCGCGGGCCTCCGCTGCTAGGGCGTCCTGCACCGATTCGGGCCGTCCCGCGCAGGCTCGGAAGATCATCCCCGGCGCTCCGATCAGGTGGCTGATCGAGAAGCAGGGCCCCAGCAACTGCGCGGCCTCGTTCACGGCCTGGCGCATGGGGTTCTCGGTCGAAGGGCTCCCCAGCAGCCGGCCGGCGTCGGAATCGCGGCCGATTCCTTGGCGATGGAGCGCGCCGAGGGTCTCCCGGTGGCTCGTCCCTGGAAAAATCAGCTTGTACCCGCCGCCGAAGCCCGCCTGCAGGTGCGGCAGGACCGACCCGATCAGGACCCGCAGATCCGCCTGCGCCACCGGCCTGAAGACCCGAACGGGGATCCCTCGCGCGGTCGTCCCCAGGTCTTCATAGGCGGACAGGTCGTCGACCGGCGGGCTGTGGCAGGCGTAAGTCTCGGCCGGGCCGTCGCCCAGCCGCCGGCGCATGGCCTGATCGTCGACGGCGTGGTGCCGGCCGACGCCCACGCTGATCGACACGTCCTCAGCCTTCACCCCGGCCCCGTGGAGGCGAGCCAGGACGATCGGAAGGGCCTCGCGGACGGGCGTCCAGCGCGACGGATCGTCCACGACGATCGCCACCTTCGACCCCGGTCCGACCCGATCCTCCAGCCTCGGCCCATCGAGCGGGGCGTCTAGCGCCTCGGACAAGGCGACGGAATAGTCGCTGATCGCCGCTCGGAGATCGGGCTCGAAGACGGCCTCACGGCCGATGCGCCAGTCGGGCGGCAGCTCCAGGCTCAGGGATCCATCCTCGCCCCAGGGGACCGCGATCCGCTCCGTCGTCATCCGTTCATCGCCCCCGCTGCTCGCCGACCTCGTCCAGCCCGCCAGGGTACGCCATCGCGGGCGATTTCCGCAACCTCCGCCGGCTCGCGATCACCTCGGTTCAACTTGGAGAGCCTCGCGTGTATGATGGAGGGGCGGACGACGTCCTAGCACGACGTCCCCCGGGGTTCAGGCCCCACCCGCCCCATGCCCTCATGCGAGGTGCCGACGATTCCGCTATCTATGAGAAGTCGCGAAGGCCGAACGCTGCGACG
The window above is part of the Paludisphaera rhizosphaerae genome. Proteins encoded here:
- the glgC gene encoding glucose-1-phosphate adenylyltransferase encodes the protein MQRDVLAIVLAGGRGSRLDPLTRDRAKPAVPFGGIYRIIDFTLSNCINSDIRRILVLPQYKATSLNRHLDQGWNFLCRELDEYVEVIPPQQRIAETWYQGTADAIYQNVYTIEKAAPRDTIILAGDHIYKMNYARMIEFHRDQRADLTVACQPSTLAAAREFGVMGVDAEGRITSFVEKPKNPPCIPGQPDTALASMGIYVFNTDVMYELLFQDAARKEASRHDFGRDIIPKMVADGMRVYAYPFRDENRKTAAYWRDVGTLDAYFQASMDLIAVDPILNLYDRDWPIHTYQPASPPPKFVHTDYDRRGSAFNSIVCQGVIVSGGQVYRSIISPGVRIHSYSLVEDSILFEDVNVGRHAKIRRAIVDKHVQVPPGFTIGWNREQDLARGFTVTPDGVTVVSKDEDLERFV
- a CDS encoding alkaline phosphatase; the encoded protein is MNSIASRHVRAAAAVLAGLSAWGVPVASQAQDRLKELQTEYSTKAGEKVDRVYHFGSQGPGDVYSNHGSHSNRQIPVYTWGTKIDLGLIMGSNSSYRDPEKLKKIYGFLPENTVNPEAEYADQSDIRIVLEDAAKRGAKHIFIVWFDGMDWVATQAAAIAKSQKVYTQGKGSGLIFQDYAGKGSNPQYGWVVTSPTYDHTENDVDVQSVEIPKTSMKGGYDVTIAGPNPWTLGPNGPQAPGYFKGQSANDKDKAGVKSVGRIMHAYTDSSQSAAEIVSGVKSYNNSINVSDKGKPVPTLFHDLQAQGWKTGVVTSVPFPHASPAGMYAQNVYRDDYQDLARCMFGIPNIMQDALHAPLYPGLDVIIGTGYGIMMEKAHFKKQGKNAVDGHLFIAEPDRAAINVKNGGKYTVVETKLGTNGGEALQRAADEAAKNGTRLFGFFGDKGVDHLPFRTADGNYDPSPNPAKLGKEPVAEVYSKETLDSQPTLAQEADAALTVLTAKPDQKFILFTEAGDVDFGLHSNNLDNAIGAVHSGEDAIKRIIHWVETKSNWDESVLVVSSDHGHYLVIDKPEGLLNQAK
- a CDS encoding DMT family transporter; its protein translation is MSWLVLIVAGLFEVAWAYFLKTSKSFTQLWPSLAFLATMTASMLGLGWSLNRLPMGTAYAVWTGVGAVGTAIVGIAAFGEPASALRVGSIALIVLGIVGLRLASG
- a CDS encoding PEP-CTERM sorting domain-containing protein, translating into MFRSFSHRWVRRLLTATAIVLGTTAPCHAGFTVFEAAGSTAASITPTRDAFRTAIGGGTVAGANGSFGGLRREINWDGVPDLQSDPNPFSANFFNTTSPRGVVFSTPGTGFLVSANAGGATPPLFGFPNDFQAFSAQKLFTAVNSNITDVSFFIPGTTTPATVSAFGVVFVDVEVAGQTKIEFFDQNNSLIFSRNALVAGNQGLTFLGAIANAGEQISRVRITSGANTIVSNGVLGNPNDDVVVMDDFIYSEPQAVPEPSSLALAGLGLAGVLAWSRRNRT
- a CDS encoding lactate racemase domain-containing protein, translated to MTTERIAVPWGEDGSLSLELPPDWRIGREAVFEPDLRAAISDYSVALSEALDAPLDGPRLEDRVGPGSKVAIVVDDPSRWTPVREALPIVLARLHGAGVKAEDVSISVGVGRHHAVDDQAMRRRLGDGPAETYACHSPPVDDLSAYEDLGTTARGIPVRVFRPVAQADLRVLIGSVLPHLQAGFGGGYKLIFPGTSHRETLGALHRQGIGRDSDAGRLLGSPSTENPMRQAVNEAAQLLGPCFSISHLIGAPGMIFRACAGRPESVQDALAAEARERFQAPHAPPADVVVVGNNPWPGDPMQSFKALLHHRAASVPGGVTVGLFWTDPAEIDRSMPRTAMRLIAGSGAPGGWAIRRLVPAIERVLMARESSAAFMLRWARELVVDRTVMVYAPPLYERIGGRLGPVRIFADQDALWRAVHRALPKSRRDAPSVRIFPRGGLTYSTGVRNTVDV